The sequence CATTTCATGACAGCCGTGTCTTTCAATGAGTCGAACAGATACTGCAaatatgcttttttttttaaatcgcgAGTTAGATTATATACCAGACATTTAAGAAAACTAGAGGAAGACCTCGTAGCATATCGGACAATGATGCCTCATGGAGTTCTCCACGCACAAGTGATTGTTCCGTAAACTAACCGAATAACACGACCCTGCACAAGTAAACTTAAAATGGGATGAAAATAGACCTTATGGAAAATACAGTTACATGTTACAAAAGGGTAACCTCAATGCTCCTTGAAATAAGCTAATCTCAAGATTTAAGTTTTATGTGGCGAGAGATCGAAGAACGAGTTAAATATAAACTTTAATTACAGTTAATATGTTAGGAAATTGCTTACTAAGAATAGTAATTTGTGAGCACAGTATTATTCTAAATCTtttcaaacatcatcaataGAGCTGGAGTTCGAGTTTGACGTTACGTTAATAAAAATACTCTTCTCGGCAGTAAAGTATATGGCTGGAGAAATAGAAAAGCAAGCAAGCTCGATTCAAATTGTTACTCGAACTTGACTCAGGTCTTGATCGAGCTGCCATAAGCAGTTTGGTTCACTTACCGTCTAGGTTTAGGGACTGATTAGCTTAATTACTATCACAGAATCCTGATATTTGTTTTAGACGAACTAAGAAATATACAAACTTAAAAGAAGAGAACATAATCAGGTATTCTTCCAACAGATTCTTACAACACGTGACAGGAAATTTAGTTAAATCGATCGAATAGGTAACAGTTAAAGCATACCACATTTGTTGCAGTGAAAGAAGTTCTCGCGACCACCAATTCTAACAAAAAAATACATTCGATCAATTTTCACAAGCACTCCAAAATCAAACATCTGTATGAACGCATGTTTGTCAGTTCACTAACCTGCAGATTCCACAGTCATCACAATGAAATAGTCCTTTGTCTATCTGCACCAAGTTAACACAAATTTCGTAGTTGAGATTTCAAAGGTCGtaaaagaaattttataaacattttgAGCTCGACTAAAAGGTATGAAAATGGTGAAAAAGACTAAATATTGAACTACTTTGGTTATCTTTTTCTGTAAGGTAGCAGGTTTATTACAtcatcatcaaaaaatttgcACACTTTGCAAAAGTATTCTCCCATGTTTACGCCACAATTTGTACAAACACGCGCAACCTGGATCAACACGAAAGAAGACAATTATCTTTAATCACTCTGAACATAGGATTATAGAACAAAGAGTGTCACGAAACAATGGAAGAAAACCTACGGGCTGCTCTGTGTCACAAACAGAACAAATAACCTGCAATATTAGCAAGAATTTAAATCAATCTTCAATAAAATCCTATACCAAGAAGATTGCAcaatatgaaattaaaatttctttGAGAAACATACTTGCTTCACATCGTACCGGACCATTTCATGGCGATCAAAAACATTACGCAGCATATTCTGATGATTCACACAGAATGAAATCCATAAAAACCAGATAAAAAACACAGTCTATGTCAATCATTCAAATATACAATTTCTACAACTTTGAATTACGAGGTGTATTTCCACAAGGAAGATCCATTTCCGCCCAAGAATTGGAGACCGTGATAAAGAGAGGAATAATAGGTTACCGCTGCTTCATTGTGGCAGTGGCGACAATCATAGACCTCGTTGCAGCATGGAGTTCGAATCTTGCATCTTCTTCTATAATGCTTGCACCTACAACaagatcatttttttttttaaaaaaaaaagaaaagattcaATATCTGGATTTTTGATGGTCTATCAAATGATACTTGTAGAATATATATACTCCGCAGCTGGATactgaaaattttatatatgtcTAGCCCCAAAATAGCTAATCGGCTAGCTTCATCTCTTGTCCCAAAAATCTTATGCTTTATAAGAGAAATCCAGATAGTACAAACCCATACTTATGCGGGTCAATAATATCAAATCGAACTATCAATAACGAGTAAAACATGAGCTTACAGCAAATACCACAGAACTTTTTCTCGCTAAAGAGGATAATAATGGAacttaaaaaaaacaagaatactACACATCAGAaccaaataaaagaaatatgggaaacacaaatatttttaaacaaattacAAGAGGCCCTGAACACAGCTGTGAAACAGATAGTCGAAAAGATTCAATTATCATGCATAATGTATCACCAGAATACAAATTTGGCTCCAAGAAAAGTGGGACAGTATCTGAACACACAAGCAAGTATACACCAAAATACTAGCTAGTTAAGCAGCTAGATGATTCATCTCTTTCCTCAATGATGGAATGCTTTCATATATCACGAGTAATTCATGAACAgagaaattataaaaaaaacaaaaaaaaaatccccaTGAATTATCTGAACACACAAGCACGTATACATTAAATAAcaagaaaaaaccaaaatttaccCATAGCCCATCTTCCCAAAAGTTAGGCGATCTTTCGAGGCGCCTTCCATAAGCATTTCCAACCGATAAAACAAGAGCACAAGCCGAGGCGCAAAAGTGGATTAGGGGAAGATGAGATGTGCCCAAAATCCCAAAATTTCCCAAACCAAAAATACCATCATATTTTTATACCAAACGGGCAGTGACCGTTTATATACCCCCTTCATTCAATGGCCTGAAACAAAACAAACCCCccattttttaattattgtggCCCTTAAATTACTATATTTGGAAAGTGTTGCACGATAGCTTTAATGGAAAGAAGATAAGGTGGCGTGATAGAGACTAAGTAGTTGGTGACAAGGGGGACACAGCACCGCATAGATAGGCCAATGAGAAAGCAGTCTCAAGAAAATAGTGctgattttcttgatttcatgctGAGAGTTGAAATCGTGTGGCCCGTACTTTTTTTCATGTTTGTTTTTGAGTTGAAACTGAAGCGATGTGGGGATTGATTTCTTTATAATTCCTCCATCTTTTTGGTCAATTCTCCACCTTTGTTTGTGAGGATATGTTTTCCACACACTCACCACATTCATATTTCATATACAACAATAAGgtctttaaaaattttggaatagagatttattaaaattgaatatctaatatttaaattagataTTTTGGTATTA comes from Primulina huaijiensis isolate GDHJ02 chromosome 2, ASM1229523v2, whole genome shotgun sequence and encodes:
- the LOC140958660 gene encoding E3 ubiquitin-protein ligase MIEL1; amino-acid sequence: MLMEGASKDRLTFGKMGYGCKHYRRRCKIRTPCCNEVYDCRHCHNEAANMLRNVFDRHEMVRYDVKQVICSVCDTEQPVARVCTNCGVNMGEYFCKVCKFFDDDIDKGLFHCDDCGICRIGGRENFFHCNKCGSCYSVSLRNNHLCVENSMRHHCPICYEYLFDSLKDTAVMKCGHTMHCECYHEMIKREKYCCPICSRSIMDMSRAWEMIDEEIEATVMPDEYRHKKVWILCNDCNDTTEVNFHIIGQKCSHCGSYNTRTIAPPVLPQ